GGTCCTGTGGGCGGTCGGCATTCTGTGCGTGGTCGGTTGCCTCGTCCTCGAGGCGCACGGCCAACTGCGGATGCGCGCGTCGCGGCGCGAGCTCGCGCAGAGCGAGTCCATTCGGCCATAGGCCACGCCAACGGGGTGACGGCCGCTCGAGAAATCGCGTGCGACTTATACCTCGGCGGAAACCTGCGCAGGTGATAGCGCGCCGGAAAACGATCGCGCCCAGACCGTAAGAGGTCCGGGCGCGATTGCGTTCGGCGGTGACTAGGTGCCGCGACTAGAAGACGGGGCCGGTGAGGTCCTCGCCCGGGCCCTTGCCGACGGGGTCGGGCACGGCCGATGCCTCGCGGAACGCGAGCTGCAGCGACCGGAGGCCGTCCCGCAGCGGACGCGCGTGGTGGTCGCCGAGGTAGGGGAGCGAGGCGGTGATGAGGCCAGCGAGTGCCGAGATGAGCTTGCGGGCCTCGTCAAGGTCGAGGGTTTCGTCGCCCTCTTCGCCAAGCCCCAGGTTGACGGCGGATGCGCTCATGAGGTGGACTGCGAGGGTCGTAATGAGCTCGACGGCCGGGACCTCGGCAATGTCGCGCAACTGTTCATCCAACTGGTCAGACATGAATGCGTACTTCGGTGCGGCGTCCACGGGCTGGTCCTCGGGATGCGTGTGCGAGTCGGTCAAGGGGTTCCTTTCGGGTGAAACTCTGATAAGCTGGGCGCTGGAGTTTGCGATGCAGGCTCCGAATGACAAAGAGGATTCGTCCCACCCGCGCTTACCGCTCAAGGTTACCGGGTCTACCGCCAGATTATTTTCGGTCTGGCAGCCGTGTGTGTTGACGTCGGTATTTGACGGTCAGCGCCGGTGAGGTGAGTTCTTTTGTCCACCCCGGTGACACGTTCACAGCCGTGAACGGACACACATGAGCAAAGGAGTCATCCATCAGCGAACCCCGCACCAACGACCGCATCCGCGCACGCGAAGTCCGACTTGTCGGGCCGAGTGGTGAGCAGGTCGGTGTCGTCAAAATCGATATGGCACTGCGCCTTGCGCAGGAGGCCGAGCTCGATCTCGTCGAGGTTTCCCCGAACAGCAATCCTCCCGTTGCCAAGATCATGGATTACGGCAAATTCAAGTACGAGGCTGCGCAGAAGGCGAAGGAAGCTCGTCGCAACCAGGCAAACACTGCCCTCAAAGAGGTGCGCTTCCGTCTGAAGATTGACGAACACGACTACGAGACCAAGCTCAAGCGAGCTGTTGGCTTTCTCGAGTCGGGTGACAAGGTGAAGGCAATCATCCAGTTCCGTGGCCGCGAGCAGTCGCGTCCAGAGATGGGTGCCAAGCTCCTGCAGAAGTTCGCTGAGGATGTTGCCGAGTACGGCCACGCCGAGAACCGCCCAAAGCTTGACGGTCGCAACATGGTGATGATCGTCGCCCCGGAGAAGAACAAGGCCGAGGCGAAGGCGCAGCAGAACGCGCGACGTAACGAGCAAAAGCAAGCGGCACGTGCCGCAAAGCATTCCGCACCAGATAACACTGATGCGGCCGAAACAGAAGAAACCAAGGAGAACTGATGCCGAAGCAGAAGACCCACTCGGGTGCCAAGAAGCGCTTCAAGATCACCGGTAGCGGCAAGATCCGCAAGCAGCAGGCCGGCATGCGCCACAACCTCGAGGTCAAGAGCGCTCGTCGCAAGGCTCGCCTCAACCAGGACCAGGTCCTCGCACCGCAGGACGCCAAGGTAATCAAGAAGCTGCTCGGCAAGTAGCGTCAGCACTTCGGCTCACGCCGAAACATTTTTAACCCGAGATTTTTTTTAGGAGAACACTGCAATGGCACGTGTGAAGCGGGCGGTCAACGCCCAGAAGAAGCGTCGCGTAATCCTCGAGCACGCGTCCGGTTACCGTGGACAGCGCTCGCGCCTGTACCGCAAGGCAAAAGAGCAGGTCATCCACTCGTTTGTCTACAACTACGACCACCGTAAGGACCGCAAGGGTGACTTCCGCCGCCTGTGGATCCAGCGCATCAACGCTGCGTCACGTGCGAACGGCCTCACCTACAACCGCTTCATCCAGGGCCTAAACCTGGCTGGCATCGAGGTTGACCGCCGCATGCTCGCTGAGCTCGCCGTGAACGAGCCCGCGACCTTCGCCGCGATCGTTGAGCAGGCCAAGGCAGCGCTTCCGGCCGACACCTCGGCTCCGAAGAACGCCGCGTAGTTCAGCTTTGTCGCTCTGGGGGCGGCCAGCCCATCGGGCCGGCCGCCCCCAACGCGTTTCCATCACCCACTTAGCGAGGAGAATCCCTGCATGATCGAATCCGCCCGCAACCAGAAAGTTCGTGACGTCCGTCGCCTTGCGCAGAAGGCCGAGCGCACCGAGCGCGCCGAATTCGTGCTCGAGGGCCCGCAGGCGGTGCGCGAGGCACTCATGGCGCGGCCAGACCTCGTCGTCGAATTCTTCGCGACGCCCACCGCGTACGAACGGCACCGGGATGTTGCGGCACTCGCCGAGGACGCCGGGCTCGAGGTGCTGTTTGCGAGCGAGGAGGCGGTCGACGCGATGTCCGACACCCGCAACCCGCAGGGGATTGTGGCCGTCGCGAAACAGTTTCCCACCGCGCTGAAGCGCATCTTCGACGGCGAGCCAAAGCTCGTCGCGATTCTCGAGGAAGTTCGGGACCCGGGGAATCTCGGCACGATTATTCGTGTCGCGGATGCT
This DNA window, taken from Gulosibacter molinativorax, encodes the following:
- a CDS encoding DUF1844 domain-containing protein; protein product: MSDQLDEQLRDIAEVPAVELITTLAVHLMSASAVNLGLGEEGDETLDLDEARKLISALAGLITASLPYLGDHHARPLRDGLRSLQLAFREASAVPDPVGKGPGEDLTGPVF
- the infC gene encoding translation initiation factor IF-3, with protein sequence MSEPRTNDRIRAREVRLVGPSGEQVGVVKIDMALRLAQEAELDLVEVSPNSNPPVAKIMDYGKFKYEAAQKAKEARRNQANTALKEVRFRLKIDEHDYETKLKRAVGFLESGDKVKAIIQFRGREQSRPEMGAKLLQKFAEDVAEYGHAENRPKLDGRNMVMIVAPEKNKAEAKAQQNARRNEQKQAARAAKHSAPDNTDAAETEETKEN
- the rpmI gene encoding 50S ribosomal protein L35, which codes for MPKQKTHSGAKKRFKITGSGKIRKQQAGMRHNLEVKSARRKARLNQDQVLAPQDAKVIKKLLGK
- the rplT gene encoding 50S ribosomal protein L20, encoding MARVKRAVNAQKKRRVILEHASGYRGQRSRLYRKAKEQVIHSFVYNYDHRKDRKGDFRRLWIQRINAASRANGLTYNRFIQGLNLAGIEVDRRMLAELAVNEPATFAAIVEQAKAALPADTSAPKNAA
- a CDS encoding TrmH family RNA methyltransferase gives rise to the protein MIESARNQKVRDVRRLAQKAERTERAEFVLEGPQAVREALMARPDLVVEFFATPTAYERHRDVAALAEDAGLEVLFASEEAVDAMSDTRNPQGIVAVAKQFPTALKRIFDGEPKLVAILEEVRDPGNLGTIIRVADAAGADAVVLTGRSVDLYNSKVVRSTTGSIFHIPIAVEAEFEDAVVRARNAGLRVVAADVRGDDLFEARQSGTLVEPTAWVFGNEARGLTPELVAQCDASLAIPIYGQAESMNLAAAASVCLYESAFAQRAAQSIDQDA